The following is a genomic window from Microbacterium sp. No. 7.
TTCTCGTCCAGTGGGCGCACGTTCCCAAGCAGCCGAAGCGCGGTCGCGCCGCCATGTCCAGAACTCACCCCGCCAGTATTGCATTAGATGCACCATTGATGCACCTGCGGCATGCAGTCAGTGCTGTGGAGTCGGCACGTTGAGCGCCGCGAGTTGCTCCTCGGAGCCTCGCGCGATCAGACGCAGGTCACTGTCGTTTTCGTCAATGTTCCACCGCACGAACGCGCAGCAACGCTGCTCGACCTCGACGAGTTCCCGCAGCCGGCTGATCGAGTCATCGACCTTGGCGTAGTGGACGACAAGCTCGGAATCGGTGCGTTCTGAGGAGAGCACATAGTCCGCGTCGAACGCTTGCCACTTCTCCACCTGCGCCTTGGCTTCCGCGATGGTCGGGAGCGTGCATGCGATCGGGACGTCCCGGAATGGGCCCTGCGTCATCGGATCTTCTCCTCTGCGTCTTCATCGTCATCTTCCAGGTCCTCAAGGACCTCGAACGGGGATTCCACGTCGCCGCGCCATGCTTCCAGCCCCTCGCGGATCGCGAGTACCGCGACGACGAGCGCTGCGACGGAGTCGGCCCACCACCAGCCGAACAGGCTGTTGAGAATGAGGCCGACGAACACTGCTCCGGAGAGGTAGACGCACAGGATGAGCTGCTTAGCATCCGCCATCACACTCTTGGAGTCCAGCTCACGTCCCGTGCGGACCTCGAACCAGGCAAGCAGGGGCATGATGAGCAGGCTCAAAGCGGTGATACCCAGGCCAAACGGGCTATGGTCCGGACCCTCCGCCTGGATCAGGCTCAGGACAGCGTCCACGGTGACGTATGCGGCGAGAGCGAAGAACGCGATGGCGATCACCTTGACGGTGACCTTCTCCCACCGCTCGGGATCCTTGCGGGTGAACTGCCACGCGATCGCGGCGGCCGAGAGCACCTCAACGACGGAGTCCAGACCGAACCCAATCAGCGCGGCAGACGATGCGAGCACGCCAGCCCAGACCGCGACGATGGCTTCGATCACGTTGTACGTGATCGTGAAACCGACGATGAACCGGACCCGCCGGTGCAGCGTGGTACGACGCGCAGTTGTCAGCGAGGAGTTCATGCCTGCGCCTCCGTTCCGCAGCAGCCGGGCACCATGCACGCTGCGTCGAGACACGGTGCGT
Proteins encoded in this region:
- a CDS encoding cation transporter — its product is MNSSLTTARRTTLHRRVRFIVGFTITYNVIEAIVAVWAGVLASSAALIGFGLDSVVEVLSAAAIAWQFTRKDPERWEKVTVKVIAIAFFALAAYVTVDAVLSLIQAEGPDHSPFGLGITALSLLIMPLLAWFEVRTGRELDSKSVMADAKQLILCVYLSGAVFVGLILNSLFGWWWADSVAALVVAVLAIREGLEAWRGDVESPFEVLEDLEDDDEDAEEKIR